In the Oncorhynchus nerka isolate Pitt River linkage group LG2, Oner_Uvic_2.0, whole genome shotgun sequence genome, one interval contains:
- the rbm26 gene encoding RNA-binding protein 26, which translates to MIIENLDSLKTWLFKTLEPICDADPSALAKYVVALVKKDKSETELKALCVDQLDVFLQKETQTFVDRLFEAVNSKSYLPQQDHQPGSVGKAEGHLTRTDKDDPRKDEPSREEDRDKKFSRRVNYSPPSSSRYSRDSRRGDDRKRDDRTRKRNDYDRIPPRRDSYRDRYNRRRGRSYSRSRSRSKDRARDRERDRDRSSRSHSRSHSKSRERDAGRSKYEPDRGDRGTEVGAGEGLLPIPTATATFPVPTLSSTITVIAPQGNHSNSIASVTDSWSDFHPDQSLDRPLPPQRKRCRDYDEKGFCMRGDICPFDHGIDPVVVEDVNLPNMFQAPPPIPGVAQPPPGLPPPPGPPPLMTPPPVNLRPPVPLPGSLPPSLPPGPPHQASGMDAPPSSIANSVPTIVTTGTRPSIPQPPAPLFATGQYDSDMYNPEDPSLTNTSRPVYRHRVNAQRPNLIGLTMGEDLPPRDRDQMPNRMRIVLDSASRKRSAVSHHGALLPKKPWSDKPNFNQQNLQGGFHNKNPQNQNQKAPFGSNTKLSVLQIPQGLNNISKLNQHFSKFGTIVNLQVTYGNDPEGALIQFDSHEEAKRALQSPEAVLNNRFIRVLWHCEDEMGQQGMGQQGQQGMGQQGQQGMGQQGQQHHQPQPLMQVQQPATSLKQSVKDRLGPLPADSSEPNQDSRVASQNDFKSNLSMKERLGFASKPGSTPSGPAGKVFSTSTGLTKTVYNMAALKAAQKTALFAGVAATEEAMKNKQEALRLQQEMRKKKQEILEKHIETQKVSLLICKLEKNKKMKAPKAVIMTRLTKSTQTTATIQERGGGGQLSNPSGVRGAPKSKAQAQKELLDTELDLYKKTQSGEDTVQLKIRYTQLQLEAAKRGILAPGRGRGAHARGRGGLRGRGRGRGGRGRGLPVHSTVDHRPRALEISGFTETDLQDLLPHFAQFGELEDCQIDEPSCLAVITYRSRPEAEQAALHSVRLNGSDLRLSWHKPAVSLTSQEPDEQETDHDEFQEESLIDDALLQDDDEEDDDNEPRPWRR; encoded by the exons ATGATTATTGAAAACCTAGATTCATTGAAAACGTGGCTTTTTAAAACCCTCGAACCAAT TTGTGATGCAGATCCATCTGCCCTCGCTAAATACGTCGTTGCCTTGGTGAAGAAAGACAAAAGCGAGACGGAACTCAAAGCCCTGTGTGTCGACCAGTTGGACGTATTTCTACAGAAAG AGACGCAGACTTTTGTCGATAGACTCTTCGAAGCCGTCAACTCCAAAAGCTACCTACCTCAGCAGGACCATCAGCCAGGTTCCGTGGGCAAAGCGGAGGGACACCTGACCAGGACGGACAAAGACGACCCGAGGAAAGACGAG CCAAGTCGTGAGGAGGACCGGGACAAGAAGTTCTCCAGGAGAGTGAACTACAGTCCCCCTTCCAGCTCccgctacagtagagacagcag ACGAGGGGATGACCGTAAAAGGGACGACCGTACCAGGAAACGTAATGATTATGACCGCATCCCCCCGAGACGGGACTCGTACCGGGACCGTTACAACCGGAGGAGGGGCCGTAGCTACAGCCGCAGTAGGAGCCGGAGCAAGGACCGGGCCAGGGAccgggagagagaccgagaccgcAGTAGCAGGAGTCACAGCAGGAGCCACTCCAAGAGCAGAG AGCGGGATGCTGGGAGGTCAAAGTACGAGCCCGATCGAGGAGACCGGGGGACGGAGGTTGGAGCTGGAGAAGGCCTCCTGCCGATCCCCACGGCAACCGCCACGTTCCCCGTGCCCACCCTCAGCAGCACCATCACGGTGATCGCCCCTCAAGGTAACCACAGCAACAGCATCGCCTCGGTGACGGACAGCTGGTCGGACTTCCACCCGGATCAGTCACTGGACCGGCCCCTTCCGCCACAGAGGAAACGTTGCCGTGACTACGACG AGAAAGGCTTCTGTATGCGCGGGGACATTTGCCCGTTCGACCACGGTATCGATCCAGTGGTGGTGGAGGACGTTAATCTACCTAACATGTTCCAAGCCCCTCCCCCTATCCCGGGGGTCGCCCAGCCCCCTCCCGGCCTACCGCCCCCACCAGGACCTCCCCCTCTGATGACCCCGCCTCCCGTCAACCTCCGCCCCCCTGTGCCCCTGCCAGGCAGCTTGCCGCCCAGCCTGCCGCCAG GTCCCCCTCACCAGGCATCAGGGATGGATGCCCCTCCTAGCTCCATCGCCAACTCTGTTCCCACTATTGTAACCACAGGGACacgaccctccatcccccagcccCCGGCTCCTCTCTTCGCAACGg GCCAGTATGACTCTGACATGTATAACCCTGAGGATCCCAGCCTCACCAACACCTCCAGACCAGTGTATCGCCACAGAGTCAACGCCCAAAGACCCAACCTCATAGGACTGACTATGGGGGAGGACCTGCCTCCCAGAGACAGAG ATCAGATGCCCAACAGAATGAGGATCGTTCTGGACTCGGCCTCCAGGAAGAGATCTGCTGTGTCACACCACGGAGCACTGCTCCCCAAGAAACCCTGGTCCGacaa ACCTAACTTCAACCAGCAGAACCTCCAGGGTGGGTTCCACAACAAGAACcctcagaaccagaaccagaaggCTCCGTTTGGGTCAAACACCAAGCTGTCGGTCCTTCAGATCCCCCAGGGACTCAACAACATCTCCAAGCTTAACCAACACTTCAGCAAGTTCGGGACTATCGTCAACCTGCAG GTAACCTATGGTAATGACCCGGAGGGGGCCCTGATCCAGTTTGACAGTCACGAGGAGGCTAAGCGTGCCCTGCAGAgtcctgaggcggttctcaacaACCGCTTCATTAGAGTCCTCTGGCACTGTGAGGACGAGATGGGACAGCAGGGAATGGGACAGCAGGGACAGCAGGGAATGGGACAGCAGGGACAGCAGGGAATGGGACAGCAGGGACAGCAACACCATCAACCACAGCCACTCATG CAGGTGCAGCAGCCAGCCACTAGTCTGAAACAGTCCGTCAAAGACCGTCTGGGCCCTCTGCCTGCCGACAGCTCAGAGCCCAACCAAGACTCTCGTGTTGCCTCACAGAATGACTTTAAATCCAACCTATCAATGAAGGAGAGGCTGGGCTTCGCGTCTAAACCAGGAAGTACCCCTAGTGGACCGGCAGGAAAG GTGTTCTCCACCTCTACGGGGCTGACTAAGACAGTGTACAACATGGCTGCTCTGAAAGCAGCTCAGAAGACGGCTCTGTTCGCTGGGGTCGCTGCTACAGAGGAGGCTATGAAGAATAAACag GAAGCCCTGCGGCTCCAACAGGAAATGAGGAAGAAGAAGCAGGAAATCCTGGAGAAACACATTGAGACTCAGAaggtga GTCTGTTGATCTGTAAACTGGAGAAGAACAAGAAAATGAAG GCGCCCAAGGCGGTGATCATGACAAGGCTGACCAAGAGTACACAAACTACAGCAACTATTCA agagagaggggggggggggcagctctCTAACCCTTCGGGAGTACGGGGGGCGCCCAAGAGCAAGGctcag gctcaGAAGGAGTTGCTGGACACAGAACTGGACCTGTATAAGAAGACCCAGTCTGGAGAAGATACCGTTCAGCTGAAGATCAGATATACACAACTACAGTTAGAG GCAGCTAAGAGGGGGATCCTGGCTCCAGGGCGGGGCAGAGGGGCCCATGCTCGAGGCCGTGGGGGcctgagaggcagggggaggggaaggggtgGCCGGGGGAGGGGTCTCCCTGTCCACTCTACAGTAGATCACAGACCCAGAGCCCTGGAGATCTCTGGCTTTACGGAGACTGACCTCCAGGATCTACTGCCACACTTTGCT CAATTTGGAGAGTTGGAGGACTGTCAGATAGACGAGCCATCCTGTCTGGCTGTTATCACCTACAGGAGCAGACCAGAGGCTGAACAG GCTGCGCTACACAGTGTCCGTCTGAACGGCAGTGATCTGCGTCTGTCCTGGCACAAGCCTGCCGTCTCCCTGACCTCCCAGGAGCCTGATGAGCAGGAGACGGATCATGACGAG TTCCAGGAAGAGTCGCTGATTGATGATGCGTTGCTCCAGGACGACGACGAGGAGGATGACGACAACGAACCCCGCCCCTGGCGCAGATGA